The region CCGCCTTCTTGGCCACGGTCTTCTTCGCCGCGGTCTTCTTGGCCGCCGTGCTCTTTGCGGCGGCCTTCTTGGCGGGCGCCTTCGTGGCGGGCCCCTTCGTGGCGGCCGCTCCGCCGTTGCGCGCGGCGGGCACCGTCGCGTCGCTCACCCAGTCGCCCAGCATGTCGCGCAGGAACTTCCCGGTGTGGCTGGCCGGGACGGAGGCCACTTCCTCCGGGGTGCCCTCGGCGATCACCAGACCGCCGCCGCTGCCGCCCTCGGGGCCCATGTCCACAACCCAGTCGGCCGTCTTGATCACATCGAGGTTGTGCTCGATGACGATCACGGTGTTGCCCTTGTCGACCAGACCGGAGAGCACGGTGATCAGCTTGCTGATGTCCTCGAAGTGCAGACCGGTGGTCGGCTCGTCCAGGACGTACACCGTGCGGCCGGTGGACCGCTTCTGCAGCTCGCTCGCCAGCTTGACGCGCTGGGCCTCACCGCCGGAGAGGGTCGGCGCGGGCTGCCCGAGCCGGACATAGCCGAGCCCGACCTCGTTGAGCGTGCGCAGATGGCGCGCGATGGTGGGCACCGCCTCGAAGAAGTCCAGGCCCTCCTCGATGGGCATGTCCAGCACCTCGGCGATGGACTTGCCCTTGTAGTGCACCTCCAGGGTCTCCCGGTTGTAGCGCGCGCCGTGGCAGACCTCGCACGGCACATACACATCCGGCAGGAAGTTCATCTCGATCTTGATGGTGCCGTCACCGGAGCAGTTCTCGCAGCGGCCGCCCTTGACGTTGAACGAGAACCGCCCGGGCTGGTACCCGCGGACCTTGGCCTCCATCGTCTCCGCGAACAGCTTGCGCACATGGTCGAAGACGCCGGTGTACGTCGCCGGGTTGGAGCGCGGGGTACGGCCGATGGGCGACTGGTCGACATGGACCACCTTGTCGACGAGATCGTCGCCGGCGACCCGGGTGTGCCGCCCCGGAACCGCCCGCGCACCGTTCAGCTCGCGGGCCAGATGGGTGTAGAGGATGTCGTTGACCAGCGTGGACTTACCCGATCCGGAGACACCGGTGACGGCGGTGAGCACCCCCAGCGGGAAGGACACATCGATGTCCTGGAGGTTGTTCTCCCGGGCGCCGTGGACCGTCAGATGCCGCTTGGGGTCCACGGCCCGGCGCGCCGACGGCAGCGGAATGGCCTTCTTGCCGGACAGATAGTGCCCGGTCACCGAGTCCTCGTTGACCAGCAGCTCGCTCAGCGGCCCGCTGTGCACCACCTTGCCGCCGTGCTCACCCGCGCCCGGGCCGATGTCCACCACCCAGTCCGAGGCCTTGATGGTGTCCTCGTCGTGCTCCACGACGATCAGGGTGTTACCGAGGTCGCGCAGCCGCACCAGCGTCTCGATCAGCCGGTGGTTGTCGCGCTGGTGCAGGCCGATGGACGGCTCGTCCAGCACGTACAGCACACCGACCAGACCGGAGCCGATCTGGGTGGCCAGCCGGATGCGCTGGGCCTCGCCGCCGGAGAGGGTGCCCGCGGCGCGGTTGAGCGAGAGGTAGTCCAGGCCGACGTCGACCAGGAACCTCAGCCGCTCGTTGACCTCCTTGAGGACCCGCTCGGCGATGGTCTTCTCGCGCGGGCTCAGCTCCATGGCGCGCAGGAACTCGGCGCATTCGCTGATCGACATCGCCGAGACATCCGCGATGGACTTGTCCTGCACGGTGACCGCGAGAACGATCGGCTTGAGGCGGGTGCCCTCACAGGTGGGGCAGGGCACCTCGCGCATATAGCCCTCGAACCGCTCCCGGCTGGCGTCGCTCTCCGCCTCCGAGTGGCGCCGCTTCACATAGGGCACCGCGCCCTCGAAGGCCGTGGTGTACGCCCGCTGGCGGCCGTAGCGATTGCGGTAGCGGACCTCGATCTGGGTCCGGTGGCCGTTGAGCAGCGCCTTCTTGGCGCGCTGCGGCAGCCCGGCCCAGGGGATGTCCGTACGGAAGCCGAGCGCGTCGGCGAGCGCTCCGACCAGCCGCCCGAAGTAGTCCTTGGTGTGGCCGTGGGACCAGGGGTGGATGGCACCCTCGTCGAGCGACTTCTCCTCGTCCGGGATGATCAGCTCGGGGTCGACCTCCATCCGGGTGCCGATACCGGTGCAGTCCGGGCAGGCGCCGAAGGGCGAGTTGAAGGAGAAGGTGCGCGGCTCCAGCTCCTCGAAGGACAGGTCGTCGTACGGGCAGTACAGATGCTCGGAGAACATCCGCTCCCGCTGCGGGTCGTCCTCGTCGAGGTCCACGAAGTCGAGGATCACCATGCCGCCGGAGAGGCCGAGCGCGGTCTCCACCGAGTCGGTCAGCCGGCGCTTGGCGCTGTCCTTGACGGTGAGGCGGTCGATGACCACCTCGATGGTGTGCTTCTCCTGCTTCTTCAGCTTCGGCGGGTCGGAGAGCTGGACCGTGGCGCCGTCCACCCGGGCGCGGCTGTAGCCCTTGGTCTGGAGATCGGAGAAGAGGTCGACGAACTCCCCCTTGCGCTCGCGCACCAGTGGGGAGAGCACCTGGAAGCGGCTGCCCTCGGGGAGCTCCAGCACCCGGTCCACGATCGCCTGCGGCGACTGGCGGGCGATCGGACGGCCGCACTCGGGGCAGTGCGGCTTGCCGATGCGGGCGAACAGCAGCCGGAGGTAGTCATAGACCTCGGTGATGGTGCCGACGGTCGAGCGCGGATTCCGTGAGGTCGACTTCTGGTCGATCGACACCGCGGGGGACAGGCCCTCGATGAAATCCACATCGGGCTTGTCCATCTGCCCCAGGAACTGGCGGGCGTAGGAGGAGAGCGACTCGACGTAGCGGCGCTGCCCCTCGGCGAAGATCGTGTCGAACGCGAGGGACGACTTGCCCGACCCGGACAGCCCGGTGAAGACGATGAGCGAGTCGCGAGGAAGGTCGAGTGAGACGTTCTTGAGGTTGTGCTCGCGAGCGCCACGAACGATGAGACGGTCGGCCACGCCGGTCGGCACCTTTCTTGAGAGTGACGGGGTGCGCCGAGCCCGCTCGCCGGGGCGGCCCTGCCGGACGGAGCAGAGGCGGAGCGGAGCGAAACCCCCAACCCAGGGTATGGGGGCACGACGACGATGTCTTAAGGATGCAGCACACCGAGCGTATAGCACGCACATTCGATT is a window of Streptomyces violaceusniger Tu 4113 DNA encoding:
- the uvrA gene encoding excinuclease ABC subunit UvrA, translating into MADRLIVRGAREHNLKNVSLDLPRDSLIVFTGLSGSGKSSLAFDTIFAEGQRRYVESLSSYARQFLGQMDKPDVDFIEGLSPAVSIDQKSTSRNPRSTVGTITEVYDYLRLLFARIGKPHCPECGRPIARQSPQAIVDRVLELPEGSRFQVLSPLVRERKGEFVDLFSDLQTKGYSRARVDGATVQLSDPPKLKKQEKHTIEVVIDRLTVKDSAKRRLTDSVETALGLSGGMVILDFVDLDEDDPQRERMFSEHLYCPYDDLSFEELEPRTFSFNSPFGACPDCTGIGTRMEVDPELIIPDEEKSLDEGAIHPWSHGHTKDYFGRLVGALADALGFRTDIPWAGLPQRAKKALLNGHRTQIEVRYRNRYGRQRAYTTAFEGAVPYVKRRHSEAESDASRERFEGYMREVPCPTCEGTRLKPIVLAVTVQDKSIADVSAMSISECAEFLRAMELSPREKTIAERVLKEVNERLRFLVDVGLDYLSLNRAAGTLSGGEAQRIRLATQIGSGLVGVLYVLDEPSIGLHQRDNHRLIETLVRLRDLGNTLIVVEHDEDTIKASDWVVDIGPGAGEHGGKVVHSGPLSELLVNEDSVTGHYLSGKKAIPLPSARRAVDPKRHLTVHGARENNLQDIDVSFPLGVLTAVTGVSGSGKSTLVNDILYTHLARELNGARAVPGRHTRVAGDDLVDKVVHVDQSPIGRTPRSNPATYTGVFDHVRKLFAETMEAKVRGYQPGRFSFNVKGGRCENCSGDGTIKIEMNFLPDVYVPCEVCHGARYNRETLEVHYKGKSIAEVLDMPIEEGLDFFEAVPTIARHLRTLNEVGLGYVRLGQPAPTLSGGEAQRVKLASELQKRSTGRTVYVLDEPTTGLHFEDISKLITVLSGLVDKGNTVIVIEHNLDVIKTADWVVDMGPEGGSGGGLVIAEGTPEEVASVPASHTGKFLRDMLGDWVSDATVPAARNGGAAATKGPATKAPAKKAAAKSTAAKKTAAKKTVAKKAAAKSTVASKRTAAK